From the Anaerolineales bacterium genome, one window contains:
- a CDS encoding M67 family metallopeptidase, with protein MALRLPRRLWQQMRRHVAAVSPQEACGLLAGRDGQAQAVYAVRNELVSPTHFRMDAAEQWAAFQAMEAEGLELLAIYHSHPNGPAGPSQQDILNAGYPGVAHLIWSPVGDEWACRAFLLDTGAKIELELQLQDE; from the coding sequence ATGGCGCTGCGCCTCCCGCGCCGCCTTTGGCAGCAGATGCGCCGGCATGTGGCCGCCGTGTCTCCGCAGGAGGCCTGCGGCTTGCTGGCCGGACGTGACGGTCAGGCCCAGGCGGTTTATGCCGTGCGCAATGAGCTGGTCAGCCCCACACACTTCCGCATGGATGCGGCGGAACAGTGGGCGGCTTTCCAGGCGATGGAAGCAGAGGGTCTGGAACTGCTGGCCATCTATCACTCACATCCCAACGGACCCGCCGGGCCGTCCCAGCAAGACATTCTGAACGCCGGTTACCCGGGCGTGGCGCACTTGATCTGGAGCCCGGTTGGCGACGAGTGGGCTTGCCGGGCGTTTTTGTTGGACACAGGGGCCAAAATCGAATTAGAATTGCAGTTGCAAGACGAGTAA
- a CDS encoding glycerol-3-phosphate acyltransferase yields MNLLISIGVVLFGYLLGSIPFGFILVKLRTGEDIRQVQSGRTGGTNAMRAAGKWVGILTGALDILKSYFAVRLAVAVAPENFWLHVITPLAVILGHNYSIFLMRREESGVKFGGGAGGATAGGGAMGLWFPALYIILPLAFAVFYFVGYASMTTLSISVLATIIFAVRAYLGASPWEYVAYGLASLALVAWALRPNIKRLMEGNERLHGFRVRHLKKAEGKAGGN; encoded by the coding sequence ATGAATTTGCTGATTAGCATCGGCGTAGTTTTGTTTGGCTATTTACTTGGTTCCATCCCCTTTGGCTTTATTCTGGTCAAGCTGCGTACGGGTGAAGACATTCGCCAGGTGCAGAGCGGGCGAACCGGCGGAACCAACGCCATGCGGGCGGCAGGCAAGTGGGTCGGCATCCTGACCGGCGCGTTGGACATTCTCAAGAGTTACTTTGCCGTACGCCTGGCGGTTGCTGTGGCACCTGAAAACTTTTGGCTGCATGTGATCACGCCGCTGGCGGTCATCCTGGGACACAATTATTCGATCTTCCTGATGCGCCGTGAGGAAAGCGGTGTGAAATTTGGCGGCGGGGCCGGTGGGGCGACGGCCGGCGGCGGCGCCATGGGGTTGTGGTTCCCGGCCCTGTACATTATTTTGCCATTGGCTTTTGCCGTCTTCTACTTTGTAGGCTATGCCTCGATGACCACTTTGAGCATCAGCGTGTTGGCCACGATCATTTTTGCGGTACGTGCCTATCTGGGGGCCTCGCCTTGGGAATATGTGGCCTATGGCCTGGCTTCGCTGGCCCTGGTGGCCTGGGCTTTGCGGCCCAACATCAAGCGCCTGATGGAAGGCAATGAACGCCTGCACGGCTTCCGTGTGCGCCACCTCAAGAAGGCCGAGGGCAAAGCCGGTGGTAACTAG
- a CDS encoding valine--tRNA ligase, translating into MSSDSLPKTYDFKSTEQRIYAWWEEQGFFQPANDPGKDGFDPAQKPFVISIPPPNVTGELHLGHAMFVAMEDLMIRHQRMRGVPALWVPGSDHAGIATQLKVEEDLLRTEEVTREELGREEFLKRTWAWKEKYHAIISQQIRRLGASCDWSRERFTLDEGLSTAVREAFVRLYEKGLIYRGPRLINWSPGLRTAVSDLEVEYSEEEGTLYFFKYRIQGSNEFIPVATTRPETLLADTAVAVHPEDERYKHLVGATALVPMLDREIPVIADDYVDRQFGTGALKITPGHDANDYEVGARHNLPVLSVLDEAAKVTETGGNYAGLDRFAARKQIWADMQAAGLTIKTEKHMQRVPRSQRGGEIIEPMISTQWFVKIQPLAAPALAAVEDGRIQIVPEHFTKVYRNWMSNIQDWCISRQLWWGHRIPVWYGPDGSMFCARSEEDALAQARAQFGEDVALEQDPDVLDTWFSSGLWPFSTLGWPEETSDFKYFYPTSTLETGYDILFFWVARMIMMGLEFTGEVPFDTVYLHGLVRDEQGRKMSKTLGNVVDPLEVMDEYGTDALRFTLLVGSTPGQDVNLSLDKVGANRNFINKLWNATRFALGIIPNAPTEPQGSPDWTLADGWIWARCKQIVENFERLFATHQYGEAGRQLYEFFWNDFADWYIEIAKRQIEKGGDRAFYTADLLTRILDICLRLLHPYIPFVSEELWSHLKAAAQGHSQRLQPEFGEWSEGLAVAAWPTPLPSIGWEDEALRDFEVFQNVVRAIRNQRAEKQIKPAVKIAAHFVSQDAESRGTLEALSAELAQLAGLDPTQLRIGEAPSAELGEAAALVVGPVQIYLPLAGLLDPAEERARLARELAVTREQIGRLEGLLGSDFANKAPAAVVDKERAKLADYQTSAASLEEQLKKLS; encoded by the coding sequence GTGAGCAGCGATTCTTTACCCAAAACCTATGACTTCAAATCCACCGAGCAGCGCATTTATGCCTGGTGGGAAGAGCAAGGCTTTTTTCAGCCCGCCAATGACCCGGGTAAGGACGGCTTTGATCCGGCCCAAAAGCCTTTTGTGATCTCCATCCCGCCGCCCAATGTGACCGGCGAGCTGCACCTGGGCCATGCCATGTTCGTGGCCATGGAAGATCTGATGATCCGCCACCAGCGCATGCGCGGCGTGCCGGCCCTGTGGGTGCCGGGCAGCGACCATGCCGGCATCGCCACGCAGCTCAAGGTGGAAGAAGACCTGCTGCGCACCGAAGAGGTGACGCGGGAGGAGCTGGGCCGTGAAGAATTCCTGAAGCGCACCTGGGCCTGGAAAGAGAAATACCACGCCATCATCTCGCAGCAGATCCGCCGCCTGGGCGCCTCCTGCGATTGGTCGCGCGAGCGTTTTACCCTGGACGAAGGTTTGTCCACCGCAGTGCGCGAGGCCTTTGTGCGCCTGTATGAAAAAGGCCTGATCTATCGCGGCCCGCGCCTGATCAATTGGTCGCCGGGGCTGCGCACGGCGGTGTCCGACCTGGAAGTGGAATACAGCGAAGAAGAAGGTACGCTGTACTTCTTCAAGTACCGCATTCAGGGCAGCAACGAATTCATCCCGGTGGCCACCACCCGGCCGGAAACCCTATTGGCTGACACGGCTGTGGCGGTGCACCCGGAGGACGAGCGCTACAAGCATCTGGTGGGGGCCACGGCGCTGGTGCCGATGCTGGACCGTGAGATCCCGGTGATCGCCGACGACTACGTTGACCGCCAGTTCGGCACTGGCGCGCTGAAGATCACCCCCGGCCACGACGCCAACGACTACGAAGTCGGCGCCCGCCATAACCTGCCCGTGCTCTCGGTGTTGGATGAGGCCGCCAAAGTGACTGAGACCGGCGGCAACTATGCCGGGCTGGATCGCTTTGCGGCGCGCAAGCAGATCTGGGCGGATATGCAAGCTGCCGGCTTGACGATCAAGACCGAGAAGCACATGCAGCGCGTGCCGCGCTCGCAGCGCGGCGGAGAGATCATCGAGCCGATGATCTCCACGCAGTGGTTTGTAAAGATTCAACCGCTGGCAGCGCCAGCACTAGCCGCAGTGGAGGACGGTCGCATCCAGATCGTGCCGGAGCACTTCACCAAGGTTTATCGCAACTGGATGAGCAACATCCAGGACTGGTGCATCAGCCGCCAGTTGTGGTGGGGCCACCGCATCCCGGTTTGGTATGGCCCGGACGGCAGCATGTTCTGCGCCCGCAGCGAAGAAGATGCCCTGGCGCAGGCCCGCGCCCAGTTCGGCGAGGACGTGGCTCTGGAGCAAGACCCAGATGTGCTGGACACTTGGTTCTCTTCCGGGCTGTGGCCTTTCTCCACCCTGGGCTGGCCCGAAGAGACGTCGGACTTCAAATATTTCTATCCCACCTCGACACTGGAGACCGGTTACGACATCCTCTTCTTCTGGGTGGCGCGCATGATCATGATGGGGCTGGAATTCACCGGTGAAGTGCCCTTCGATACCGTGTACTTGCACGGCCTGGTACGCGACGAGCAGGGCCGCAAGATGAGCAAGACCCTGGGCAATGTGGTCGATCCGTTGGAAGTGATGGATGAGTATGGCACGGACGCACTGCGTTTCACGCTGCTGGTGGGCTCCACGCCGGGGCAGGATGTCAACCTGAGCCTGGACAAAGTCGGCGCCAACCGCAACTTCATCAATAAGTTGTGGAACGCTACTCGCTTTGCGCTGGGCATCATTCCGAACGCCCCAACCGAGCCGCAAGGCTCGCCGGATTGGACGCTGGCGGATGGCTGGATCTGGGCGCGCTGCAAACAGATCGTTGAGAACTTTGAGCGCTTGTTTGCTACGCATCAATACGGTGAAGCCGGCCGCCAGCTGTATGAATTCTTCTGGAACGACTTTGCTGATTGGTACATCGAGATCGCCAAGCGGCAGATCGAGAAGGGCGGCGACCGGGCCTTTTACACCGCCGACCTGCTGACCCGTATTCTGGATATTTGCCTGCGCCTGCTGCACCCTTATATCCCCTTCGTCAGCGAGGAACTGTGGAGCCACTTGAAGGCTGCGGCCCAAGGACATTCGCAGCGGCTGCAGCCCGAATTCGGCGAGTGGAGCGAAGGGCTGGCCGTGGCCGCCTGGCCCACGCCGCTGCCGAGCATAGGCTGGGAGGATGAGGCACTGCGTGACTTCGAGGTCTTCCAGAATGTGGTGCGCGCCATCCGCAACCAGCGGGCTGAGAAGCAGATCAAGCCGGCGGTGAAGATCGCCGCGCATTTCGTCTCGCAAGATGCCGAGAGCCGCGGCACACTCGAAGCGCTGTCCGCCGAGCTGGCGCAGCTGGCCGGGCTGGACCCGACGCAGCTGCGGATCGGCGAGGCGCCCAGCGCCGAACTGGGCGAGGCGGCTGCACTGGTAGTGGGACCGGTGCAGATCTACCTGCCGTTGGCTGGGCTGCTGGACCCGGCCGAAGAGCGCGCCCGCCTGGCGCGCGAACTGGCCGTGACCCGTGAGCAGATCGGTCGCCTGGAAGGGCTGCTGGGCAGCGATTTCGCCAACAAGGCCCCTGCCGCTGTGGTGGATAAGGAGCGTGCCAAGCTGGCAGATTACCAAACTTCCGCAGCCAGCCTTGAAGAGCAGCTCAAGAAGCTGAGTTAG
- a CDS encoding MBL fold metallo-hydrolase gives MQHERIAENVYFFQSSLYAQVTAGVVAGPDMAVVIDTLALPEETLQLRRFIDRELRVPVRYVINTHYHADHSWGNCFFPEAQIIAHQRCYDMLKTRGIPSLEAEKRENSSLREVEIVLPHFSLETGEMTLQVGKKALNIFPLPGHSADSIAVLVEEDRILFSGDTFMAVPTLMDGDIDDTIASQKKIPKMSLENLVPGHGEIVLRGEIEGAVKSNINYLTEIRKVVRKAARRRYPLDLLETVQIEDCGKSRVLIAGLAEQLHRSNLIALFRQEYGKNPEGSELVYETR, from the coding sequence ATGCAACACGAACGCATTGCCGAAAACGTCTATTTCTTTCAAAGCAGCCTCTATGCGCAAGTCACCGCCGGCGTGGTTGCCGGCCCAGACATGGCCGTGGTGATCGACACCCTGGCGCTGCCCGAAGAGACTTTGCAGCTGCGGCGTTTCATCGACCGAGAGCTGCGCGTCCCCGTCCGTTATGTGATCAACACCCATTACCATGCGGATCACAGCTGGGGCAATTGTTTCTTCCCCGAAGCGCAGATCATCGCCCACCAGCGCTGCTACGACATGCTCAAGACCCGCGGCATTCCTTCGCTGGAAGCCGAAAAGCGCGAGAACAGCAGCCTGCGGGAGGTGGAGATCGTGCTGCCGCACTTCAGCCTCGAAACAGGAGAGATGACCTTGCAAGTGGGCAAGAAAGCCCTCAACATCTTCCCCCTGCCCGGCCACAGCGCCGACTCCATCGCAGTATTGGTCGAAGAGGACCGCATCCTGTTCAGCGGCGATACCTTTATGGCCGTGCCGACCCTGATGGACGGCGACATCGACGACACGATTGCCTCGCAGAAGAAGATCCCTAAAATGAGCCTGGAGAATCTGGTACCCGGCCACGGCGAGATTGTGCTGCGGGGTGAGATCGAGGGCGCGGTCAAGTCCAACATCAATTACCTGACCGAAATCCGCAAGGTGGTTCGCAAAGCCGCCCGCCGCCGCTATCCTCTCGACCTGCTGGAGACCGTCCAGATCGAGGATTGCGGCAAGAGCCGCGTGCTCATCGCCGGCCTGGCAGAGCAGCTGCACCGCAGCAACCTGATCGCCCTCTTCCGCCAGGAGTACGGCAAGAACCCCGAAGGTTCTGAACTGGTCTACGAGACACGCTAA